Genomic segment of Camarhynchus parvulus chromosome 1A, STF_HiC, whole genome shotgun sequence:
TTGGGCTTGGTCAGTGGCTTGTACAGAGACACAGAGCTCTCACAGAAGACAAAGCAGCTGGAACAGCCAGTCTTCCACTGGCTTGGGTTTTTATTAGAGCCAGGAAGCAGTGCCCATCAGGTGAGCTTGAAGGAGATGATCTTGAGGCCCCCCACGATGCTTATGTAGGTGATGTTGTGGTAGCCGTGCCGGTTGGGAAAGCACACCTCATGGCCGTCCGGCAGCTTCACACGGAACTTGTCTGACAGCATTTCAATGaagaactgggagaaaaaagaaaaagaagggcaGGAATTGGGAGCAAAGAGGGTATTCAGAGGTCAGCTTTTAGGCAAAAGGCCTGACTGTTACATAAGAGGGTCAGACCCTTAATCAAGGTGCTGGGGGTTGCGTGAGGGTGATTCAGGAAATGAGCAGTTGATATCAAGGGTCTAAGCAGGAGTACAGACTATGACTGGGGACAGGATCTCTCCCAAGGCAGTTTCAGCTACTCAAACTGTAAACTCAGAGTGGCTAAACCCAGGTATACCTTTACATGTATTCACAGAGCATATGGAAGGTGTACAACCACTGTTCTCCTGAATAAACCTGACCCCCTAATGCCCTCAGCAGCTCACCAAGACTCAGAAAAAGGAGCTTTGCTGATAAACATGCACAAGCAGACAGGACAAGAATGCATCACTGGTCATTGAAAACTAAAGGCAATGTTCCCCAAAGCCATCACCTCACTACCCCTTCCCCAAGAGCCAGTTCTGTCTGAGGAAACAAGCTTTCTCTCCACAAATATAGGAACTACTCCTAAATGCAGCCCTGTTAATCCTAAATGAACTGCTCCTAAATGCAGCCCAGTTAGTGATTTGGGACATCAGATAAGGTGAGGCAGCAACTAGGACAGCATCCCTTtgcaggaagagagaaaggacaGATTGGCAGCATGGATCCAGGAGTAATTAGGACAGAAGAGTTCAGGGAGAGGCTTTTGGACATCGCTCCAAACTCGAGGCTGCCTTAAAGCCTGTGTTTACataggaaggaggaagagaaataaggtaaacagcagcaaaaccctgCTTCTTGGAGACTCCCTTTACTTTCATACATGCCCCAGGTACACTCCCCTGCTGGGCAGACAGAGGGGCCAGGAAGAACTTACAAACAGAACTCACTTAAAATTCCCAGAAACATTGCAATTTTGAAAGAGGAGTGGAAATGGCAATCAGGACCAAAAACCAGAAGAGGGCCCATTGTGAGGGAGCAGGAGGTATTGGGCGGGACCGGGAAAACTATGGTATGGGAATCTGCTAACCAGGGGCTTCCCCTCACACCCTatcaccccaaacacaccccacATACCCCCTGATACCATGCTGGCACCCCCACCTTGACAGTGCAGCCCCTGAAGAAAGGGAGGTGGCGGTCACGGAGTTCCGTCTGCCAGGAATCAGAGCACTTGGAGTTACAGACGATGACAGACTCGTTGAAGCGGGGGTTGAAGTGAAATGCCAGATCTCTTGAGCTGCAGCCAAGATTGATGCTGAAGCTGTAAAGGAGCATGAGGAAAGTCATATGCATGGACAGGAGAGGGTCTTGGAAGACTTGAGATCCAACACACATCTCTGCACCCCGTTCCTCCATCAGTGTTGCTGGTGGCACAACAATGTGCTATTTTGTATCTGGCAACCTTGGAAAACCACCTTCTTCTATAGCCCACCTCCAACCCCGGCGTGGCAAGGTGGTTTCTCTGTACTTACCCAACAGTATCAGCAGATATTTTGCCCTTCACCTTCAGGGTGTTCCCAGGCTTCATATTCAGGTTTAAGATTTCAATATTTCCCTAAGGCAGAGAAAAATAGTCTGTGGGGCTCCTTCAGCCATTCCTCCTGACTTGGCACTGCCATTGAGAGGGTGCTGCTTGGAGGCATCCCAGCCAGGAGAACATAAATTGCTCTCAGCTGGTGCTCCTCTCATGACAAAACGCTCTACACTGCAAGTCTTGCAAGAACTTCGCATTCAGTGAGAGAAGAGTGGGCTGAGTGAAACCCGCAAGAGAGAAGAGACATCTGAGAGAGAGGAAGTGAAAACTGGCTTGTCCTCAGCAGAATGAAGAgaaagcaggagagcagagacacAAAGAGGGTTAAAGCAGAGGGACACTGTCCAGGGTTTGGCGGAAAGCCGATGCTGCCCAAGAAATGCAAGTGATGAGAGTGGCTATGACTCGCCGGCCTCACTCAGCCTTGCTGAGCTGAGGACCCTGGGTGACAgaggacaggagcagcagcgcTTACAGGCATTTTCCTCAGAGGGCAGAGTAACCAGGCAGGGAGACACCAGCAGTTTAGCTCAGAAACCCTTTGAACATAGGACCTTACAGCTCTAAACTTCCCTGTGGCTTACACATTAACATGACTCCTGCTTCTAAAAAGCTCCAACAGCTGCTATTAAGCCAGAAGACTTTGATCCTAGGAAAAAACCTCCATATGTACACTTCTTACTAGGGATTCtagcaaataaaagcaaatccCAGCCTCCTTGGTGGGCTCCCAGGGGAAGGACTATGACACAGAGCTCTTTGGGGTGCTACTTTAGACATGAGATAGGACAAGCATCTTCCCAGCTGGCCAAGGAGGTGAGACCACCATGTTCACTTCTTTCCTGTGTGTAACAGCTCACCCAAAAGaacatcccagctccttccttttGTGGCAAGGGGCAGCTCCAAAATCCATAATGGTCTCCATTCTTCTCCACAGCGTTCCAAGGAAGGGCTCAAAGGGGCTTGGAGGAGAGGACAACCAACACATCCCCTCTGGATAGCATGAGTTATGGACTGAACTTCGCAGGAGTGGCATAGTGgcatcccagctccttcccttcttGTGGCTCTAGATTCAGCTGTGTGGATTGCAGTACCCATATGTGGCAGCTCTCTGCAACCTCCcatccaagccccatccaaaccCAAACTTTTTAGCCTGAAGAGCCACACACCAGGCCACATCAGGTTCAACAGTCCCATCCTCCCTAACCCTTAGATATAGGAATGTTGTCCTCACAGGAGAGTATCCTCCCTGCTGTATTCTTCCCAGGTAAGAGCTCAGTAAACAGTGCCCCTGATTTCTAAGACTCCAAAAGTCAAGTGGAAAagggagacagaggaggaggtCAAGGCTCAGGAGACCAGTCATCCCTCAGTCCCCCTCCCAAGCCcgacagagagcagctgagtgctcctgctgctgcacagacagCTGGTAGACAGCTTCTACCCTTCCCTAAAACACTCTGAAGAAAGGAGAAGTAAGTGCTGATAAGCACTCCTTCCCTGGAGTGTTTCCCACGAGCAAAGGGTCATAAAATCCAGCAGGCTTGGGAAATTTGTTTACTGTGGAGGACCTGAAACTGTTGGTGAAACCTCCAGGGCTGAGCATGGAACCAGCAGGAAccagtgctggggatggtgttTTCTGGCATTGGGTCTCTTTCTCACCACACTGCTGTGTCCACagcacacctgtacacaccttCATATCACACTGCCACCCTGTAGCCATCCCAGGGATAATACAGAGCCCAGGGTCCCCTTCTCAAATACTGGAGCAAAACTGAATGGCTGGCTAAATTGCACAGTAACTCGCTTTCTATCTGGGGAGTAAGGATTTGCTGTCTGAACAGTATCCTGGGTATTCCAGTCTTAGTAAATATACCCATGAGAAGGGGGTCTTCTACAGACTTAGGCAAAAGCAAACAAGCTGCAATTGCTTGTTTTCATTAAGTATAAACATATTAAACCAAGGCATATCTTTCCAACACAGTTTATAAATGTCATACTTGTTAACCTTCATTACTTGGTTAAATTTGTAAACAACACTTAGAGATACATACACAAATTAAAACCCCCAGAACATAGTACACAGAAAAGCTAAAAACCACTGTGGATGCCTAAGGCTGGAATAGGAGAACCCTCGGCTCTAGGTGCAGTTTCTAATATGCAGGATTCTTATAACCTGGAAAAACCATAAAACAGAATCGCTCAGTTTCTGTCTAACCAATGCACAGTGGGTTAACAGAAGGGCATTATCCATCTGACAATAATTTGATGGATTTTTCCAGAACTATCTTTCACTTCCCAAGGGTAACACAGAAAACTTTAGCTCTGTCACCACCCTATCAATACCTGCAGCAGCGGGTATTGTTAATTGAATCAAGTCTTGATTTAGATTTTGGCTATGCTGTGCTGGTATAAATTCAACAGACCCACCAGGGGGGTTCAGGTGGCTTCCCAGAGGTTGCTCCAacccatcccatatcccatatcaATAATTCTCTGTTTCCTGGGAGAATTCATACCAGGTAGGTATGTGAATTTGGTCTATAGGTGCTTGTGCCACTGCTGCAGTAATATCCATTTGTATGTGAATTTGGGCATTTGATACAAACGTTTTCAGCCTATCTGGAAGGCCAGGAAGGGGAGGAGTTAATAGGGCTAGATTGACAGGAGCTACCATCAGGACTCTCCTTAATTGATGTTGCTTTCATACACTGCTTAAATACACGCTGCCTTTTGCAGAGGCTGCCAGATCTGCAGAGAGAGATCTTTGCACAGAGGCTGCCAGATCTGAGAATCCTGTCATTTTAAACAGCATCAGACTTTCCTGTGTCCTCTGGGTCTatgcccccagcccagcaggcagctcaggTAGTCAATGAGTAGTTACGGTTGTTACCTGGGGTAGTAGTTAAAAACACTCTATGTCGCCAGAATCTTTCTGCCTCTTCCTCATTCAGCAAGATCTGATCTCTGCCCATAAGGGAAACTTGTATTCAGTTTCATATTCCCCTGAACATCTAGAATGTTCTTCCAGCAATGTATCTTACTCTGCAGGGAACAGTAGTGTGGGTTTCTCCACCCCCCTCATCCACAGTTTCAGTTTCAATTAAAGGCTgaactttttctgcttttggggtAGGGTGAGAGTCTGCCTCTAAATCATCATCACTGTACCAAATGTCCCCATCCCATGTTTCAAGATCCTGACAATATACCACCCTATAGATGTGCTGGACTGAATTAGAGGATGATTCGTGTGGGATTTTATCAAGTAATTTGCCTAGATTTTTCTGCATGtcttttttctcatgtttaGCTGCAGACTGTAGTTTTTCTAAttgctcatttttatttaaaataatatttattagtttttaCAATTTCTCCTGTGCCCCATTCTCAAAAGACAACACTGTTCTAAGAACCTCATTTTCTGACTTCAAACTCATGAATTTTACATCTGCAACCCTTTTCAGGTAGCAGGTTTGATTTTTGCACACAAGATAAACAACCTCCCAAAACTGCACAAATAACTTACCTTCTTACCTTTCATGGGCAACTTACCTTTTCCTCATCCCATTTTTCATTTGACCTGCAAACTAGTGATGTGGTCAGCTATTGCCTCTACATTATCACAATTAGTTTATACCCATTCCAACCCTGGAGGAGAGAGGCAGCTACCAAACTTCTCCAGGAGAGAGTAAAACTTTAGCTTTACACTGGTCACCCTTGATAAccatttttccttcagtctcCCTCAGAAGGAGACAGCCTGGGCACACCAGGCAGGAGAAAGCTGTCACCCACAGAGGGACAGTAAAAGTAACAGTAACGGCTTGGTCAATCTCTCTGAGAGAGTCAATCTCTAAGCAGCTGGGAAGAACAGTCAAAGTTCGGAACTGTTGAACGGCACTTTGGGCCAGAAAATGGTGATGCCAATTAAAATGCTACCATTTGCTGTTGAAGTCATCTGCCCAAATTAATGTGGAAAGGAGACTAAATGCC
This window contains:
- the LGALS2 gene encoding LOW QUALITY PROTEIN: galectin-2 (The sequence of the model RefSeq protein was modified relative to this genomic sequence to represent the inferred CDS: inserted 2 bases in 1 codon), whose protein sequence is VQANCPLAWVKIXRGPWKGAPNQGNIEILNLNMKPGNTLKVKGKISADTVGFSINLGCSSRDLAFHFNPRFNESVIVCNSKCSDSWQTELRDRHLPFFRGCTVKFFIEMLSDKFRVKLPDGHEVCFPNRHGYHNITYISIVGGLKIISFKLT